In Streptomyces sp. NBC_01439, the following are encoded in one genomic region:
- a CDS encoding phosphotransferase, whose translation MDFPRIDADLLDQWCSHHLGSRIVAERFRSGRLSAVIGAVLADGRKVVIKVRKPAARLEGCFAVQSLLHASGYPAPEPILAPTPLGGWTASVEALVEGGDELPSSGRDPGPFASALEALVRTARPLAAGVDLEPKPSWNRWDHDEPGAWATAEDVERPFHSVTGPDWLERAGRAARERIACWRAPKVIGHGDWFRENFRWRGEELHVAYDWDSAITETEAVIVGIAAAYVAPSVAESAAFLAAYQEVAGRRFERDELEVSWATGLWLRGWKSKRQVVTGEPIRSLSEDEAIRLSALAGL comes from the coding sequence ATGGACTTCCCTCGTATCGATGCCGACCTGCTCGATCAGTGGTGTTCGCACCACCTCGGATCGAGGATCGTGGCCGAGCGCTTCCGGAGCGGCCGGCTTTCGGCCGTGATCGGTGCCGTACTCGCCGATGGTCGAAAGGTCGTCATCAAGGTTCGAAAGCCGGCCGCCCGCCTCGAAGGCTGCTTCGCCGTACAGAGTCTGCTGCACGCTTCCGGATATCCGGCTCCCGAGCCGATCCTCGCACCCACTCCACTCGGGGGGTGGACCGCCAGTGTCGAAGCACTGGTCGAGGGAGGGGATGAACTCCCCTCTTCGGGGCGGGATCCGGGGCCGTTCGCGTCGGCTCTCGAAGCGCTCGTGCGCACCGCCCGTCCGTTGGCCGCCGGTGTTGACCTCGAACCGAAGCCGTCGTGGAACCGCTGGGACCATGACGAGCCCGGGGCGTGGGCGACCGCCGAGGACGTCGAGCGGCCCTTCCACTCGGTGACGGGCCCGGACTGGCTCGAACGGGCCGGGCGAGCTGCGCGCGAACGGATCGCTTGCTGGCGGGCGCCGAAGGTCATCGGCCACGGCGACTGGTTCCGGGAGAACTTCCGCTGGCGCGGCGAAGAGCTCCACGTCGCGTACGACTGGGACAGTGCGATCACGGAGACGGAGGCGGTGATCGTGGGGATCGCCGCGGCCTATGTGGCTCCTTCCGTGGCGGAGTCGGCGGCGTTCCTCGCGGCGTACCAGGAAGTGGCCGGCCGCCGGTTCGAACGTGATGAGCTCGAAGTGAGCTGGGCGACCGGCCTTTGGCTGCGGGGGTGGAAGTCCAAGCGGCAGGTGGTGACCGGCGAACCGATACGGTCGCTGTCCGAGGACGAGGCGATCCGGCTGTCCGCCCTCGCCGGGCTCTGA
- a CDS encoding phytanoyl-CoA dioxygenase family protein produces MTSEQWPTADEVRSFHQDGFVKISGVFPAEQAELLRGALAAERTAYNAGDRDDDPRYTFARTKSVQVISNLWRIREEFADLSVHRRLGSIAGRLGGMDRIRVYHDSMLYKDTANPPVPWHQDEYFALLDKVVTAWVALSPVSREDGAVVYARGSHQEGMLDVRGMSDSDVTQHLRAKGHAFRCPDMAAGDVLFHAGTVFHRSDRNVTGVPRYAFTAFFFEDGKRLRPQPFGTELVDLVYFPGRAVGDIADSPFNPVVFGRGNP; encoded by the coding sequence ATGACGAGTGAGCAGTGGCCGACGGCCGACGAGGTGCGCAGCTTCCACCAGGACGGGTTCGTCAAGATCTCCGGTGTGTTCCCGGCAGAGCAAGCGGAACTGCTGCGCGGGGCATTGGCGGCGGAACGCACGGCGTACAACGCCGGCGACCGCGATGACGATCCTCGATACACCTTCGCCCGGACGAAGTCGGTCCAGGTGATCTCGAACCTATGGCGCATCAGGGAGGAGTTCGCCGACCTGTCGGTGCACCGGAGGCTCGGCTCCATCGCCGGTCGGCTCGGGGGAATGGACAGGATCCGGGTGTACCACGACTCGATGCTGTACAAGGACACCGCGAATCCTCCCGTGCCCTGGCATCAGGACGAGTACTTCGCCCTCCTCGACAAAGTGGTGACGGCCTGGGTGGCCCTGTCCCCCGTGAGCCGGGAAGACGGTGCGGTCGTCTATGCCCGAGGCTCCCACCAGGAGGGCATGCTCGACGTCCGCGGCATGTCCGACAGCGACGTCACGCAACACCTGCGGGCGAAGGGGCATGCGTTCCGGTGCCCGGACATGGCCGCCGGCGACGTCCTGTTCCACGCCGGTACGGTGTTCCACCGCTCGGACCGCAACGTGACGGGAGTTCCGCGCTACGCCTTCACCGCGTTCTTCTTCGAGGACGGGAAGCGTCTGCGGCCACAGCCGTTCGGTACCGAGTTGGTGGACCTCGTCTACTTCCCGGGCCGAGCGGTGGGCGACATCGCGGACTCACCGTTCAACCCGGTGGTCTTCGGACGGGGGAATCCGTGA
- a CDS encoding cytochrome P450 family protein: MRPRPRAMPVFDNIFKSDPFPFYDELRSTGPLARVRLPTGVDCWLLVDHGLVRSFAHDRRLSKDSRFAGADWHAAHLNRSGGTSRPFLEHLLTVDEPQHTRLRALVSPDFRPARIAALRPVVESVVQQALDRLEPGALIDFVAEFAAPVPLGVICELLGVPRADQRRFRHWARLLVAAGDHEQALIPGAVQELSDYLLSLAETRRAAPDDSLFCRLVRAVDEGRMTERELTAMGFIILVAGHETTAALLSTGLLAMLESPVVWNRLCDEPDGAPRLVEELIRLCSPVEVATPRFAREDIVVGPHTIEKGDSVFLGLAAANRDGACFSRPHELSPERTGSGHLAFGLGPHFCLGAGLARLETEVAFTAFARRFPGVRVEADRGTLEWSRGLLLRGLTALPVRLHKTRGQV; this comes from the coding sequence GTGAGGCCACGCCCACGCGCCATGCCGGTGTTCGACAACATCTTCAAGTCGGACCCGTTCCCCTTCTACGACGAGCTGCGATCCACCGGGCCGCTCGCCCGGGTCCGGCTGCCCACCGGAGTGGACTGTTGGTTGCTCGTCGACCACGGACTCGTCCGTTCGTTCGCCCACGACAGAAGGCTCTCCAAGGACTCCAGGTTCGCCGGGGCGGACTGGCACGCGGCTCACCTCAATCGCAGCGGGGGCACCTCCAGGCCGTTTCTGGAGCACCTGCTGACCGTGGACGAGCCGCAGCACACGCGCTTGCGTGCGCTGGTGTCACCTGATTTCCGGCCCGCACGCATCGCCGCGCTGCGCCCGGTCGTGGAATCGGTGGTGCAGCAGGCGTTGGACCGCCTGGAACCCGGCGCCTTGATCGATTTCGTCGCCGAATTCGCCGCACCGGTGCCGCTGGGAGTCATCTGTGAGCTGTTGGGAGTTCCGCGCGCCGATCAGCGGCGTTTCCGGCACTGGGCGCGGCTCCTGGTGGCCGCGGGCGACCACGAACAGGCCCTGATCCCCGGAGCGGTGCAAGAGCTCTCCGACTACCTGCTCTCCCTGGCGGAAACGCGGCGTGCCGCCCCCGACGACTCGCTCTTCTGTCGCCTCGTCCGCGCCGTCGACGAAGGGCGCATGACGGAGCGGGAGCTGACCGCGATGGGATTCATCATCCTGGTCGCCGGTCACGAGACCACCGCCGCCCTCCTCTCCACCGGTTTGCTGGCGATGTTGGAGAGCCCTGTGGTGTGGAACCGGCTGTGCGACGAACCTGACGGTGCCCCTCGACTCGTCGAGGAGCTCATCCGCCTGTGCTCCCCCGTCGAGGTCGCGACACCGAGGTTCGCCCGTGAGGACATCGTGGTGGGACCGCACACCATCGAGAAGGGCGACAGCGTGTTCCTCGGGCTGGCTGCCGCCAACCGTGACGGTGCCTGCTTCAGCAGGCCGCACGAGCTCAGCCCCGAGCGGACCGGGAGCGGGCACCTCGCCTTCGGCCTGGGCCCCCATTTCTGTCTGGGGGCCGGCCTCGCGAGACTGGAGACCGAGGTGGCGTTCACCGCGTTCGCCCGGCGCTTTCCCGGTGTGCGGGTGGAGGCCGACCGGGGCACCCTCGAATGGTCGAGAGGCCTGCTTCTCCGCGGCCTCACGGCGCTTCCCGTACGGCTTCACAAGACCCGGGGCCAGGTATGA
- a CDS encoding helix-turn-helix transcriptional regulator has product MIANRTLELLGLLQAQKEWTGDGLAERLGVSARTVRRDINRLRELGYPVTATKGPSGYYRLSRGARLPPLIVDDEQAIAIALSLQTAPDSVAGMGDATKRALNSIRELLPPHLSRRLATFSIEQIENAWELAPPQVDPGLVAQLSAAAQERELVRFTYRPIEVDEVDGSEVLAEPHRLVVWSGRWYLVGYDQRECSWRAYRLDRIEQPAPTGWRFAQREVPERDGADATRFVQSQPDRGDTSDTWPCWGTVLMECPAALVAKWAPGAASFEAVDERITRIRMGAWSWSGLIGFLVTFGCRFTVESPPELAEAARRVRGRIDVDIPRADARA; this is encoded by the coding sequence TTGATCGCCAACCGCACACTGGAGCTCCTCGGCCTGCTTCAGGCACAGAAGGAGTGGACCGGCGACGGGCTGGCCGAGCGCCTGGGGGTGTCTGCGCGAACCGTCCGCCGCGACATCAACCGGCTCCGCGAACTGGGCTACCCCGTTACGGCGACGAAGGGCCCCTCCGGCTACTACCGGCTGTCCCGCGGGGCGCGTCTTCCTCCGCTGATAGTCGACGATGAGCAGGCCATCGCCATCGCGCTGTCCCTCCAGACGGCGCCCGACTCCGTGGCCGGCATGGGTGACGCCACCAAGCGCGCCCTGAACTCCATCAGGGAACTCCTGCCGCCCCATCTCTCCCGCCGCCTCGCGACCTTCTCCATCGAACAGATCGAGAACGCCTGGGAGCTGGCCCCGCCCCAGGTCGACCCCGGACTGGTGGCACAGCTGAGCGCCGCCGCGCAGGAGCGGGAACTCGTGCGGTTCACCTACCGGCCCATCGAGGTCGACGAGGTGGACGGCAGCGAGGTCCTCGCCGAACCCCACCGGCTCGTCGTCTGGTCGGGACGCTGGTACTTGGTCGGCTACGACCAGCGCGAGTGCTCCTGGCGCGCCTACCGGCTCGACCGGATCGAACAGCCGGCCCCCACCGGCTGGCGCTTCGCTCAGCGCGAAGTCCCCGAGAGGGACGGCGCCGACGCCACCCGCTTCGTCCAGAGCCAGCCCGACCGCGGAGACACCTCGGACACCTGGCCCTGCTGGGGCACCGTCCTGATGGAGTGCCCTGCGGCGCTGGTGGCCAAGTGGGCCCCGGGCGCGGCGAGTTTTGAAGCGGTCGACGAGCGGATCACCCGGATACGGATGGGGGCCTGGTCGTGGTCGGGGCTCATCGGCTTCCTCGTCACCTTCGGCTGCCGGTTCACCGTCGAGAGCCCGCCCGAACTCGCCGAGGCGGCCCGCCGTGTGAGGGGCCGTATCGACGTCGACATCCCCCGGGCCGACGCGCGTGCGTGA
- a CDS encoding long-chain-fatty-acid--CoA ligase has product MTNLATFLVDSAAAQGDRIAVRHDGKTLTYAQLDDASARVAALLRARGVQPGDRIALAMPNVPLFPVAYYGILRAGGVVVPMNPLLKARELAFTLRDCGARISLVFPVFADEAVKAAAETGTECLVTEPADFDDLLRAHAPVPGVVDRTDDDPALILYTSGTTGTPKGAELSHRNLATNAATAAETLLRVGPDDVLFGGLPLFHAFGQTCALNTAVAAGATLTLLPRFEPQRALETIARDKVTVFLGVPTMYAALLHAELPEGFSARGLRLAVSGGASLPVEVLHGFERRFGVTVLEGYGLSETSPVAAFNHPDRPRKAGSIGQPVRGVEMKLVAEGGGAVSSGEVGEIAIRGENLMTGYWNRPEATAAAVHDGWFHSGDLARVDEDGFYFIVDRKKDLIIRGGYNVYPREVEEVLYTHPSVAEAAVVGVPHSFHGEEIAAVIVLRPGAEVTAEEIREYARDRVAAYKYPRIVTFRAELPKGPTGKILKREIVVTGR; this is encoded by the coding sequence ATGACCAACCTCGCCACGTTCCTCGTGGACTCCGCCGCGGCCCAGGGCGATCGCATCGCCGTCCGCCATGACGGCAAGACGCTCACTTACGCCCAGTTGGACGACGCGAGCGCCAGGGTGGCCGCCCTCCTGCGCGCCCGCGGCGTCCAGCCCGGCGACCGCATCGCGCTGGCCATGCCCAACGTGCCGCTGTTCCCGGTCGCCTATTACGGCATCCTGCGGGCCGGCGGTGTGGTCGTGCCGATGAATCCGCTCCTCAAGGCACGTGAACTGGCATTCACCCTGCGCGACTGCGGGGCGCGGATCTCGCTGGTGTTCCCCGTGTTCGCGGACGAGGCCGTCAAGGCCGCTGCCGAGACCGGAACAGAATGCCTGGTGACCGAGCCCGCGGACTTCGACGACTTGTTGCGGGCCCACGCACCGGTGCCCGGCGTCGTCGACCGTACAGATGACGACCCGGCCCTCATCCTCTACACCTCGGGCACGACCGGCACACCGAAGGGGGCCGAACTGTCCCACCGGAACCTGGCCACCAACGCGGCCACCGCGGCCGAGACGCTGCTTCGGGTCGGACCCGACGACGTGCTCTTCGGTGGCCTGCCCCTCTTCCACGCTTTCGGCCAGACCTGCGCGCTGAACACGGCCGTTGCCGCCGGCGCCACACTGACCCTGTTGCCGCGGTTCGAGCCGCAGCGCGCCCTGGAGACCATCGCCCGCGACAAGGTCACCGTGTTCCTCGGCGTGCCGACGATGTACGCCGCGCTGCTCCATGCCGAGCTCCCCGAAGGCTTCAGCGCCCGCGGGCTCCGCCTGGCCGTCTCGGGCGGCGCCTCGCTTCCGGTAGAGGTGCTGCACGGCTTCGAGCGGCGCTTCGGTGTCACCGTCCTCGAAGGATACGGACTCTCCGAGACCTCACCGGTCGCCGCCTTCAACCACCCGGACCGCCCGCGCAAGGCGGGCTCGATCGGACAGCCCGTCCGCGGAGTCGAGATGAAGCTCGTTGCCGAGGGCGGCGGCGCGGTGTCCTCGGGAGAGGTCGGTGAGATCGCGATCCGTGGCGAGAACCTCATGACGGGCTACTGGAACCGCCCCGAGGCCACGGCGGCGGCGGTCCACGACGGATGGTTCCACAGCGGTGATCTGGCGCGCGTCGACGAGGACGGCTTCTACTTCATCGTCGACCGCAAGAAGGACCTGATCATCCGTGGTGGCTACAACGTGTACCCGCGTGAAGTCGAGGAGGTGCTCTACACACACCCGTCCGTCGCCGAAGCCGCCGTCGTCGGCGTGCCGCACTCGTTCCACGGCGAGGAGATCGCAGCGGTGATCGTGCTCCGGCCCGGTGCCGAGGTCACGGCCGAGGAGATCCGGGAGTACGCCAGGGATCGGGTGGCGGCGTACAAGTACCCGAGGATCGTCACCTTCAGGGCCGAGCTCCCCAAGGGCCCCACCGGCAAGATCCTCAAGCGCGAGATCGTGGTCACCGGTAGGTGA
- a CDS encoding MFS transporter produces MVAISLGVSLVVVDFTIVNVVMPPIIDDLKISALGAQWVQESYAIILAALLLLIGRLSDIVGARRLFVVGTVVFGLASIAAAVAPSGQFLIVSRFAQGVGGAIVMPTSLALLNMTFRGRDRGKAFAIWGSTIGAAAAVGPLLGGWLAAYSWRWAFGINVFVVVLILAGIMRFLQPSSRQPGKVDVGGGLLSVLGLGLLAFGLVEGRNYGWWEARKGFGPFGDGVNLSVVPVALAVSVIGLALFLRLQVRLTRANGTAPLMDTSLFGIKSFSTGNIATLIIALAEFGILAVLPLWLQYTLGYSVLQTGLMVFVVAVGSFFASGASFGMAQKTGPVGLVRIGLVLEALGLLMFGLLASSDSQWWVIGIALFLYGMGVGFATAQVTGVVLADVPPQQAGQGSGIQSAARQLGSALGIAILTSTFFTALDSDLSERLAQQGTPDAAELSSAVSDSAGAMISGLSRHPGTAAAADAARDAMSYGVQINGYTCAALLVLGMLATFLIPQRKPDAPQWGGQDASDGAPEAGADLQQAPAS; encoded by the coding sequence TTGGTCGCGATTTCCCTCGGTGTGTCGCTGGTGGTCGTCGACTTCACCATCGTCAACGTGGTGATGCCCCCCATCATCGACGACCTGAAGATCTCCGCGTTGGGCGCCCAGTGGGTCCAAGAGTCCTACGCGATCATCCTGGCAGCCCTGCTGCTGCTGATCGGGCGCCTGTCGGACATCGTGGGGGCACGCCGTCTGTTCGTCGTCGGCACCGTGGTCTTCGGGCTGGCGAGCATCGCCGCGGCGGTGGCGCCCTCCGGGCAGTTCCTGATCGTCAGCCGGTTCGCCCAGGGCGTCGGCGGCGCGATCGTCATGCCGACGTCGCTGGCGCTGCTCAACATGACCTTCCGGGGGCGCGACCGCGGCAAGGCGTTCGCCATCTGGGGGTCCACGATCGGTGCGGCCGCGGCGGTCGGACCGCTGTTGGGCGGCTGGCTCGCCGCGTACTCCTGGCGGTGGGCGTTCGGCATCAACGTCTTCGTCGTGGTTCTGATCCTCGCGGGCATCATGCGGTTCCTCCAGCCGTCCTCCCGGCAGCCGGGCAAGGTCGACGTCGGCGGCGGACTGCTGTCGGTGCTGGGCCTCGGACTCCTCGCCTTCGGTCTGGTCGAGGGCCGCAACTACGGTTGGTGGGAAGCCCGCAAGGGCTTCGGCCCCTTCGGTGACGGGGTGAACCTGTCGGTCGTCCCGGTCGCCCTGGCCGTCTCCGTGATCGGCCTCGCGCTCTTCCTCCGGCTGCAGGTCCGACTGACGCGCGCGAACGGCACGGCACCGCTGATGGACACCTCACTGTTCGGCATCAAGTCCTTCAGCACGGGCAACATCGCGACGCTGATCATCGCGCTGGCCGAGTTCGGCATCCTCGCCGTACTGCCCTTGTGGCTCCAGTACACCCTGGGGTACTCCGTACTCCAGACCGGCCTGATGGTCTTCGTCGTCGCAGTCGGCAGCTTCTTCGCGAGCGGTGCCAGCTTCGGCATGGCCCAGAAGACCGGCCCCGTCGGCCTGGTCCGCATCGGCCTGGTGCTCGAAGCGCTCGGCCTGCTGATGTTCGGCCTGCTCGCGAGCAGCGACTCCCAGTGGTGGGTCATCGGCATCGCCCTGTTCCTGTACGGCATGGGGGTCGGCTTCGCCACCGCGCAGGTCACCGGCGTCGTCCTGGCGGACGTACCGCCGCAGCAGGCCGGCCAGGGCTCCGGAATCCAGAGCGCCGCGCGTCAGCTCGGCTCCGCGCTCGGCATCGCGATCCTGACGTCGACGTTCTTCACGGCGCTGGACTCCGACCTGTCCGAGCGGCTCGCCCAGCAAGGAACGCCCGACGCCGCCGAGCTGTCCTCGGCGGTCTCCGACAGCGCGGGCGCGATGATCTCCGGGCTGAGCCGGCACCCCGGGACGGCCGCGGCCGCCGACGCCGCCCGGGACGCCATGTCCTACGGGGTCCAGATCAACGGCTACACCTGCGCCGCGCTGCTGGTGCTCGGAATGCTCGCGACCTTCCTGATCCCCCAACGCAAGCCGGACGCCCCGCAGTGGGGCGGACAGGACGCTTCCGACGGGGCGCCGGAAGCCGGCGCCGACCTCCAGCAGGCGCCCGCCTCCTAG
- a CDS encoding protein kinase domain-containing protein encodes MKPLETGDPTSLGDGRYRLVGRLGQGGMGVVYLGRSRSGRAVAVKVVRPELSTEPGFRRRFADEVAAARRVGGFHTAPVVDADPEGEPAWLVTAFVPGPTLQAVLARVGSLPLDTLTVLAAGLAEALEAIHRAGVIHRDLKPANIIVAEDGPRVIDFGIARALDGTSLTQTGLQVGTPGFLAPEQLTGGGVLTPAVDMFALGVVLTQAAGGAPFGDGPSAARHYKVVYEEPDLTAVPGELRAAIGACLSKDPAARPTPAAFLGTLTVRHPDHGSWLPEAATQLLPSPEPAARPTTPDSPSDSPSDTAQELPVPDTAPPAVAEPRTDQSRTVTGPAARLSPAPAQVPQAVPGKPRRHRGAVVAALLVTSLAAVGLFVWQPWKDSDKDSSKPGAATPTGSAPAPAPFPADPLLIRQDTAPGWPGTCNGVIARRDAASEKPVQLIAGGAGTCDTLPQWSPDRRSFAFTRSTSEGAAVWTAHADGSNARRIASVANGRVSWSPDGSRLAVLRMKDGVQQLFVVGVADGAARQLTSGGGQVEDPAWSPDGKSIAVCLQTGPGNWQIHVVDPADPNRAPQQVTHLPHPALDPVWSPDGTTFAYTAGTYGTGTQGDIRLVDADGSDDRELVATSAHEMDPAWSADGAWVAFVRGPYEKPAIWAVRTDKTSERPLTTGATTEGHPAWH; translated from the coding sequence GTGAAGCCGCTCGAAACGGGTGATCCCACCTCGCTCGGCGATGGCCGCTACCGGCTGGTGGGACGGCTCGGCCAGGGGGGCATGGGCGTGGTCTACCTGGGCCGCTCCCGGTCCGGCCGTGCGGTCGCCGTCAAGGTCGTACGTCCCGAGCTGAGCACCGAGCCCGGGTTCCGGCGCAGGTTCGCCGACGAAGTCGCGGCCGCGCGGCGGGTCGGAGGCTTCCACACCGCGCCAGTGGTCGACGCCGACCCAGAGGGGGAGCCGGCCTGGCTGGTGACGGCCTTCGTGCCCGGTCCCACCCTGCAAGCGGTACTGGCGCGCGTCGGATCGCTGCCCCTGGACACGCTCACGGTGCTGGCCGCCGGCCTGGCCGAGGCACTCGAGGCGATCCACCGAGCAGGGGTCATCCACCGCGATCTCAAGCCCGCGAACATCATCGTCGCGGAGGACGGACCGCGTGTCATCGATTTCGGCATCGCGCGCGCACTGGACGGTACGTCCCTGACCCAGACCGGCCTGCAGGTCGGCACGCCGGGATTCCTGGCACCCGAGCAGCTCACCGGCGGTGGCGTGCTCACCCCCGCGGTCGACATGTTCGCTCTGGGGGTGGTGCTCACCCAGGCGGCGGGCGGCGCCCCCTTCGGCGACGGCCCGTCCGCGGCCAGGCACTACAAGGTGGTCTACGAGGAGCCGGACCTGACCGCGGTGCCCGGTGAACTCCGCGCAGCCATCGGCGCCTGCCTGTCCAAGGACCCGGCGGCACGGCCCACACCGGCCGCCTTCCTCGGTACCCTCACCGTCCGCCACCCGGATCACGGCTCCTGGCTGCCGGAGGCGGCGACGCAGTTGCTGCCGTCCCCGGAACCGGCGGCGCGTCCCACCACGCCGGACAGCCCGTCGGACAGCCCGTCGGACACCGCGCAGGAACTCCCGGTCCCGGACACCGCACCGCCCGCCGTCGCGGAGCCCCGTACCGATCAGTCGCGCACCGTGACGGGGCCCGCGGCGCGCCTCTCCCCCGCCCCCGCGCAGGTGCCGCAGGCGGTTCCGGGGAAGCCCCGGCGTCACCGCGGCGCGGTGGTGGCGGCGTTGCTCGTGACGTCGCTCGCAGCCGTCGGCCTGTTCGTGTGGCAGCCCTGGAAGGACTCGGACAAGGACAGTTCCAAGCCCGGCGCGGCCACGCCCACCGGATCCGCCCCGGCCCCTGCCCCGTTCCCGGCCGATCCCCTGCTGATCCGGCAGGACACCGCCCCGGGCTGGCCCGGAACGTGCAACGGCGTCATCGCCCGCCGGGACGCCGCCTCGGAGAAGCCCGTGCAGCTCATCGCCGGGGGCGCGGGCACGTGCGACACCCTGCCCCAGTGGTCCCCCGACCGCAGGTCGTTCGCGTTCACCCGCAGCACTTCCGAGGGCGCGGCCGTCTGGACCGCCCACGCCGACGGTTCGAACGCGCGGCGGATCGCCTCCGTCGCCAACGGCAGGGTGTCCTGGTCTCCGGACGGCAGCCGGCTGGCCGTGCTGCGCATGAAGGACGGCGTACAGCAGCTGTTCGTGGTCGGCGTCGCCGACGGTGCGGCCCGCCAGCTCACGTCGGGCGGGGGCCAGGTCGAGGATCCCGCGTGGTCGCCGGACGGCAAGAGCATCGCGGTCTGTCTCCAGACGGGGCCCGGGAACTGGCAGATCCACGTGGTCGACCCCGCCGACCCGAACCGGGCCCCACAGCAGGTGACCCACCTGCCCCATCCGGCACTCGACCCGGTGTGGTCACCCGACGGCACCACGTTCGCCTACACGGCGGGGACGTACGGCACGGGCACTCAGGGCGACATCCGCCTCGTGGATGCCGACGGCAGTGACGATCGTGAACTGGTCGCCACCAGCGCCCATGAAATGGACCCCGCCTGGTCCGCCGACGGCGCCTGGGTGGCGTTCGTCCGCGGTCCGTACGAGAAGCCCGCGATCTGGGCCGTGCGCACGGACAAGACCAGCGAGCGCCCGCTCACCACCGGCGCCACCACCGAGGGACATCCGGCCTGGCACTGA
- a CDS encoding serine hydrolase domain-containing protein has product MTEHVHGTVDARFARVREVLAEHLSSGLDLGFGFCAYHRGEVVADLWGGHSDADRRATWGPDTLLPLASITKAVLSTALWRLAALGHVDVDAPVSRYWPEFASHGKSCITIATVLSHRAGIPAFADPVSLKDELERWRVLRKLEGLTPLWTPGEAHGYHAVVFGFLICELIRRITGNAASEAVHRRVAGPLALDLHMRLGPDETGRLARIFPAASPPPATVPVPLKEYADGLTDRDSLLYRATFGSSAMTPDDVNNPAYHRLERPAAYGTARAVAKLFAALSSDIPEGRLLTRGWLQRATAERSSGLDEVFRLHTRWATGFMLPGGPLWPDFGRPAFGHIGATGALAFGDPEREFSFAFLPNKMKSLYEVPDHRAQRLTRTCYEALDRVP; this is encoded by the coding sequence ATGACCGAACACGTGCACGGCACCGTCGACGCCCGGTTCGCACGCGTGCGTGAGGTCCTGGCCGAGCACCTCTCCTCCGGACTCGATCTCGGCTTCGGGTTCTGTGCTTACCACCGGGGCGAGGTGGTTGCCGACCTGTGGGGTGGACACTCCGACGCGGACCGGCGAGCGACCTGGGGCCCGGACACGTTGCTGCCCCTCGCTTCCATCACCAAGGCGGTGCTGAGCACTGCCCTGTGGCGATTGGCGGCGCTCGGGCACGTGGACGTGGATGCGCCCGTGAGCCGCTATTGGCCTGAGTTCGCGTCCCACGGGAAGTCGTGCATCACGATTGCCACCGTGCTGTCCCACCGCGCAGGCATACCGGCCTTTGCAGATCCGGTGAGCCTGAAGGACGAGCTGGAACGGTGGCGCGTGTTACGGAAGCTGGAAGGTCTGACCCCGCTGTGGACGCCCGGCGAGGCCCACGGGTACCACGCCGTCGTCTTCGGCTTCCTCATCTGTGAACTCATCCGCCGCATCACCGGCAATGCTGCGAGCGAGGCGGTTCACCGACGGGTCGCGGGCCCGCTCGCCCTCGATCTCCACATGCGGCTCGGCCCTGACGAGACCGGAAGGCTCGCCCGGATATTCCCGGCCGCATCTCCCCCACCGGCTACGGTGCCCGTCCCCCTGAAGGAGTACGCCGACGGACTCACGGACAGGGACTCCCTCCTCTACCGGGCGACCTTCGGCTCGTCCGCCATGACCCCCGACGACGTGAACAATCCGGCATACCACCGCCTCGAGCGCCCGGCTGCCTACGGCACCGCCCGTGCTGTCGCCAAGTTGTTCGCGGCCCTGTCGTCCGACATCCCCGAGGGCCGGCTGCTCACCAGAGGATGGCTGCAGAGGGCGACGGCCGAACGGTCGTCGGGGTTGGACGAGGTCTTTCGTCTGCACACGCGCTGGGCCACGGGGTTCATGTTGCCGGGAGGCCCGTTGTGGCCGGACTTCGGACGTCCCGCCTTCGGTCATATCGGAGCCACCGGGGCATTGGCGTTCGGCGACCCGGAACGGGAGTTCTCCTTCGCCTTCCTGCCGAACAAGATGAAGAGCCTCTACGAGGTTCCGGACCACCGTGCGCAGAGATTGACCCGCACCTGCTACGAAGCACTCGATCGCGTTCCATAG